A stretch of Perognathus longimembris pacificus isolate PPM17 chromosome 1, ASM2315922v1, whole genome shotgun sequence DNA encodes these proteins:
- the Creb3 gene encoding cyclic AMP-responsive element-binding protein 3 isoform X1: MSQMEMTLESDDQDLLGFLLEESGGLWAVPDEAVEASPDEAVEASRDWELSPFENSVQALSDWEVEDLLNCLLSPQTSSDVLNSSDSSPVHHDHTYSLPQEHVSIDLDSGRCGKEEAWTMPQHVEEPAEQEIAGLMLTEEEKSLLEKEGLILPGTLPLTKMEEQILKRVRRKIRNKRSAQESRRKKKVYVGGLESRVLKYTAQNQELQNKVQRLEEQNLSLLDQLRKLQAMVIEISNKTSSTSSCVLVLLFSFCLLFVPAMYSSDTRGSLPAEIAVLSRQLRSLPSEDHYQLEMPALQSEVPKGSTSQLLHSSDDMFQAPGNLCLQYHVPEAPQAVPLLQWPQPDLISESPWPGHILLLQANVTRKGEWLPTNSPSSVILQGRYSG; encoded by the exons ATGTCCCAAATGGAGATGACATTGGAATCTGATGACCAGGACCTGCTGGGCTTCCTGCTGGAGGAAAGCGGAGGTTTGTGGGCTGTGCCCGATGAGGCCGTGGAGGCTTCGCCCGATGAGGCTGTGGAGGCTTCGCGGGACTGGGAGCTGTCACCTTTTGAG AACTCTGTGCAGGCACTGAGCGACTGGGAGGTAGAGGATTTGCTGAATTGCCTGCTGAGCCCCCAAACATCTTCGGACGTTCTCAACTCTTCCGACTCTTCTCCTGTCCACCACGATCATACCTATTCCCTCCCACAGGAACATGTCTCCATAGATCTAG ACAGTGGGAGGTGCGGAAAGGAGGAGGCCTGGACGATGCCACAGCATGTAGAGGAGCCAGCAGAGCAG gaaATTGCTGGGCTGATGCTGACTGAGGAGGAGAAAAGCCTTTTGGAGAAGGAGGGGCTCATTCTGCCTGGGACACTTCCTCTCACTAAG ATGGAGGAACAAATTCTAAAACGGGTACGGAGGAAGATTCGAAACAAGAGGTCTGCTCAAGAGAGTCGCAGGAAGAAGAAGGTGTATGTGGGGGGTTTAGAGAGCAG GGTTTTGAAATACACAGCCCAAAATCAGGAGCTACAGAACAAAGTACAGCGTCTAGAGGAACAGAATCT GTCCCTCCTAGATCAGTTGAGGAAACTCCAAGCCATGGTGATTGAGATATCAAATAAAACCAGCAGTACCAGCAGTTGTGTCTTG GTCCTACTATTCTCCTTCTGCCTCCTCTTTGTTCCTGCTATGTACTCTTCTGACACAAGGGGGAGCCTGCCGGCTGAGATTGCTG TGTTGTCCCGTCAACTGCGTTCCCTCCCCAGTGAAGACCATTACCAACTGGAGATGCCTGCCCTGCAGTCAGAGGTACCAAAGGGCAGCACAAGCCAATTGCTACACAGCTCAGATGATATGTTCCAGGCCCCCGGCAACCTCTGCCTACAGTACCACGTGCCTGAAGCTCCTCAAGCTGTGCCTCTCCTGCAGTGGCCACAACCTGACCTCATCTCAGAATCCCCCTGGCCAGGTCACATTCTTCTCCTGCAGGCAAATGTCACAAGAAAGGGTGAATGGCTCCCTACCAACAGCCCCTCATCAGTCATCTTGCAGGGTAGATATTCAGGTTAG
- the Creb3 gene encoding cyclic AMP-responsive element-binding protein 3 isoform X2 — MTRTCWASCWRKAENSVQALSDWEVEDLLNCLLSPQTSSDVLNSSDSSPVHHDHTYSLPQEHVSIDLDSGRCGKEEAWTMPQHVEEPAEQEIAGLMLTEEEKSLLEKEGLILPGTLPLTKMEEQILKRVRRKIRNKRSAQESRRKKKVYVGGLESRVLKYTAQNQELQNKVQRLEEQNLSLLDQLRKLQAMVIEISNKTSSTSSCVLVLLFSFCLLFVPAMYSSDTRGSLPAEIAVLSRQLRSLPSEDHYQLEMPALQSEVPKGSTSQLLHSSDDMFQAPGNLCLQYHVPEAPQAVPLLQWPQPDLISESPWPGHILLLQANVTRKGEWLPTNSPSSVILQGRYSG, encoded by the exons ATGACCAGGACCTGCTGGGCTTCCTGCTGGAGGAAAGCGGAG AACTCTGTGCAGGCACTGAGCGACTGGGAGGTAGAGGATTTGCTGAATTGCCTGCTGAGCCCCCAAACATCTTCGGACGTTCTCAACTCTTCCGACTCTTCTCCTGTCCACCACGATCATACCTATTCCCTCCCACAGGAACATGTCTCCATAGATCTAG ACAGTGGGAGGTGCGGAAAGGAGGAGGCCTGGACGATGCCACAGCATGTAGAGGAGCCAGCAGAGCAG gaaATTGCTGGGCTGATGCTGACTGAGGAGGAGAAAAGCCTTTTGGAGAAGGAGGGGCTCATTCTGCCTGGGACACTTCCTCTCACTAAG ATGGAGGAACAAATTCTAAAACGGGTACGGAGGAAGATTCGAAACAAGAGGTCTGCTCAAGAGAGTCGCAGGAAGAAGAAGGTGTATGTGGGGGGTTTAGAGAGCAG GGTTTTGAAATACACAGCCCAAAATCAGGAGCTACAGAACAAAGTACAGCGTCTAGAGGAACAGAATCT GTCCCTCCTAGATCAGTTGAGGAAACTCCAAGCCATGGTGATTGAGATATCAAATAAAACCAGCAGTACCAGCAGTTGTGTCTTG GTCCTACTATTCTCCTTCTGCCTCCTCTTTGTTCCTGCTATGTACTCTTCTGACACAAGGGGGAGCCTGCCGGCTGAGATTGCTG TGTTGTCCCGTCAACTGCGTTCCCTCCCCAGTGAAGACCATTACCAACTGGAGATGCCTGCCCTGCAGTCAGAGGTACCAAAGGGCAGCACAAGCCAATTGCTACACAGCTCAGATGATATGTTCCAGGCCCCCGGCAACCTCTGCCTACAGTACCACGTGCCTGAAGCTCCTCAAGCTGTGCCTCTCCTGCAGTGGCCACAACCTGACCTCATCTCAGAATCCCCCTGGCCAGGTCACATTCTTCTCCTGCAGGCAAATGTCACAAGAAAGGGTGAATGGCTCCCTACCAACAGCCCCTCATCAGTCATCTTGCAGGGTAGATATTCAGGTTAG